The Tripterygium wilfordii isolate XIE 37 chromosome 4, ASM1340144v1, whole genome shotgun sequence genome has a window encoding:
- the LOC119997767 gene encoding carotenoid 9,10(9',10')-cleavage dioxygenase 1-like, giving the protein MNSNNDKCGAMHVQKLDMASSAVLFQLRCSASLHTCLIRSPPTSMSRKRAAAGASDLVSLLMISCSAQKPSFSSKFDRLIKSTILSSVSHPFMRELQRLQLQVDVSKIMKTTCIKLVDAFVDSVFEFVDQPLLPSQSNFAPVDHELKEAVIIAASNVVGKIPDSFVEGVYIRNGANPLFGGLKSTSSMFGRSSHVWVEGEGMLHALYFDKCSDGTWTILYNNRYVETETYRLEKQRNKPSFLPALEGDSLAVVSAYLLNFLRFGKVNKDMSNTNVFEHAGNFYSIAENYVPQMIDIFTLEYLGDWNINGSWNRPFASHPKRAPGSGELVIMGVDVTKPFLEVGVISADGKLLVHKVDIGVNRCILCHDIGVTERYNVILDFPLSLDINRLMRGGPLMKYIKEGYGRIGVMPRHGDGGSVKWFDVEPNCTFHILNCFEDDAEVVVWGCRAHESILPGPDFGLNKFEWFETRLMPIESGGVEDESVFSRAYEWKLNIKTGEVKERYLTGTEFAVDFPMINGDFTGLKNRYGYSQVLDSIASSASGLQKYGGLAKLYLEEQDTHSEGLIRVEYHHFEEHTFCSGATFVPKEGGTEEDDGWIITFVHNEDTNISQAYIIDTKKFTCEPVAKITLPCRVPYGFHGAFMPISIQISPEKV; this is encoded by the exons ATGAATTCAAACAATGACAAATGTGGCGCCATGCATGTACAAAAACTAGATATGGCATCTTCCGCTGTTCTTTTTCAGTTGAGATGCTCTGCCTCTCTGCACACATGCCTAATTCGGTCTCCACCAACTTCAATGTCTAGGAAGAGGGCTGCCGCGGGTGCATCTGACCTTGTTTCCCTG TTGATGATCAGTTGCTCTGCTCAGAAGCCTTCATTCTCCAGCAAGTTTGATCGCTTAATTAAGAGTACCATACTCTCCTCTGTATCACAT CCATTTATGAGAGAGTTGCAGAGGCTCCAGTTGCAAGTTGATGTTtccaaaatcatgaaaacaacTTGCATAAAACTAGTGGATGCCTTTGTTGATTCAGTGTTTGAGTTTGTAGACCAGCCACTACTCCCCTCTCAG AGTAACTTTGCACCAGTTGATCACGAACTCAAAGAAGCTGTTATCATCGCTGCCAGCAATGTTGTAGGGAAGATTCCAGATAGTTTCGTGGAGGGTGTCTACATCAGAAATG GAGCAAACCCTCTTTTTGGAGGGTTAAAATCAACAAGTTCCATGTTTGGAAGGTCAAGTCATGTATGGGTTGAGGGGGAAGGAATGCTTCatgctttgtattttgataAATGCAGTGATGGGACCTGGACTATCCTCTATAACAACAGATATGTTGAAACTGAAACATACAGGCTagagaaacaaagaaacaaaccatCTTTTCTTCCAGCCTTAGAAGGCGATTCACTGGCTGTTGTCTCAGCATACCTGCTTAATTTC TTGAGATTTGGGAAAGTGAACAAAGACATGAGCAACACCAATGTTTTTGAGCATGCAGGGAACTTCTACTCAATTGCAGAAAATTATGTGCCTCAAATGATTGATATCTTTACACTAGAATATTTAGGGGATTGGAATATCAATGGATCTTGGAATCGGCCTTTTGCAAGCCACCCCAAG AGAGCTCCGGGTTCTGGGGAGCTGGTTATAATGGGTGTTGACGTGACTAAGCCATTTCTCGAAGTTGGTGTGATTTCTG CTGATGGAAAGTTGTTGGTCCATAAAGTGGATATCGGAGTTAATAGGTGTATCCTTTGCCATGATATAGGGGTTACAGAGAG GTATAATGTGATCTTAGACTTCCCACTATCTCTGGACATAAACAGACTTATGAGGGGAGGCCC TTTAATGAAGTACATTAAGGAAGGATATGGAAGGATTGGGGTAATGCCTCGCCATGGTGATGGGGGATCGGTCAAGTGGTTTGACGTGGAGCCAAATTGCACATTTCACATTCTCAACTGCTTTGAGGATGACGCTGAG GTTGTGGTGTGGGGATGCAGAGCTCATGAATCAATTCTACCAGGACCTGACTTTGGTTTGAATAAGTTCGAATGGTTTGAGACAAGACTTATGCCTATAGAATCTGGTGGCGTTGAAGATGAATCTGTCTTTTCTCGTGCTTATGAATGGAAATTGAACATAAAAACTGGAGAGGTCAAGGAGAGATATCTTACTGGTACTGAATTTGCGGTGGACTTTCCGATGATCAATGGAGACTTCACTGGACTTAAGAATAGATATGGCTACAGTCAAGTTCTCGACTCCATTGCCAGCTCTGCCTCAG GATTGCAAAAATATGGAGGCCTCGCAAAGCTATACTTAGAAGAGCAGGACACTCACTCTGAAGGTCTTATAAGGGTGGAGTATCACCATTTTGAAGAGCACACGTTTTGCTCTGGAGCTACTTTTGTACCAAAAGAAGGCGGtactgaagaagatgatggttgGATTATCACATTTGTTCACAATGAAGACACTAACATCTCTCAG GCCTATATCATTGACACAAAGAAGTTTACATGTGAACCAGTCGCCAAGATTACACTGCCTTGCAGGGTGCCTTATGGTTTTCATGGTGCTTTCATGCCAATATCCATACAAATTAGCCCAGAGAAGGTCTAA
- the LOC119996563 gene encoding carotenoid 9,10(9',10')-cleavage dioxygenase 1-like: MITCSAQKPSFSSKFDHLVESTRLSSVSHPFMRELQRLQLQVDIPKIMKTTGIKLVDAFVDSVFEFVDQTLLPSQSNFAPVDQELKEAVIIAASNIEGRIPDSFSEGVYIRNGANPLFGGLKSTSSMFGRSSHVWVEGEGMLHALYFDKRSDGTWAILYNNRHVETETYRLEKQRNKPSFIPATEGDSLAVVSAYVLNFLRFGKVNKDLSNTNVFEHAGNFYSIAENYVPQMIDIFTLEYLGDWNINGSWNRPFTSHPKRAPCSGELVIIGIDATKPFLEVGVISADGKMLVHKVDIKVNRGTICHDIGVTERYNVILDFPLYLDINRLMRGGPLIKYNKEGYAKIGVMPRHGDGGSVKWFDVEPNCTFHILNCFEDDSEVVVWGCRAHESIIPGPDLGLNKFEWFSTRLKPIESGGVEDESLFSRAYEWRLNMKTGEVKERYLTGIEFAMDFPMINVDFTGLKNRYGYTQVVDSIASSASGLPKYGGLAKLYLEEQETESEGLIRVEYHHLEEHTFCTGAAFVPKEGGTEEDDGWIITFVHNEDTNISQAYIIDTKKFTCESVAKITLPCRVPYGFHGAFMRLPKQISQELSSRVLG; encoded by the exons ATGATCACCTGCTCTGCTCAGAAGCCTTCATTCTCCAGCAAGTTTGATCACTTAGTTGAGAGTACCAGACTCTCCTCTGTATCCCAT CCATTTATGAGAGAGTTGCAAAGGCTTCAGTTGCAAGTTGACAttcccaaaatcatgaaaacaacTGGCATAAAACTAGTGGATGCCTTTGTTGATTCAGTGTTTGAGTTTGTAGACCAGACACTCCTCCCCTCTCAG AGTAACTTTGCACCAGTTGATCAGGAACTCAAAGAAGCTGTTATCATCGCTGCCAGCAATATTGAAGGGAGGATTCCAGATAGTTTCTCGGAGGGTGTCTACATCAGAAATG GAGCAAACCCTCTTTTTGGAGGGTTAAAATCAACAAGTTCCATGTTTGGAAGGTCAAGTCATGTATGGGTTGAGGGGGAAGGAATGCTTCATGCTCTGTATTTTGATAAACGCAGTGATGGGACCTGGGCTATCCTCTATAACAACAGACATGTTGAAACTGAAACATACAGGCTagagaaacaaagaaacaaaccatCTTTTATTCCAGCCACAGAAGGCGATTCACTGGCTGTTGTGTCAGCATACGTGCTTAATTTT TTGAGATTTGGGAAAGTGAACAAAGACTTGAGCAACACCAATGTTTTTGAGCATGCAGGGAACTTCTACTCAATTGCAGAAAATTATGTCCCTCAAATGATTGATATCTTTACGCTAGAATATTTAGGGGATTGGAATATCAATGGATCTTGGAATCGGCCTTTTACAAGCCACCCAAAG AGAGCTCCTTGTTCTGGGGAGCTGGTTATAATTGGTATTGACGCAACTAAGCCATTTCTCGAAGTCGGTGTGATTTCTG CTGATGGAAAGATGTTGGTCCATAAAGTGGATATCAAGGTTAATAGGGGTACCATTTGCCATGATATAGGGGTTACAGAGAG GTATAATGTGATCTTAGACTTCCCACTATATCTGGACATAAACAGACTTATGAGGGGAGGCCC ATTGATAAAGTACAATAAGGAAGGATATGCAAAGATTGGGGTAATGCCTCGCCATGGTGATGGGGGATCAGTCAAGTGGTTTGATGTGGAACCAAATTGCACATTTCACATTCTCAACTGTTTTGAGGATGATTCTGAG GTTGTGGTGTGGGGATGCAGAGCTCATGAATCAATTATACCAGGACCTGACTTAGGTTTGAACAAGTTCGAATGGTTTTCGACAAGACTTAAGCCTATAGAATCTGGCGGTGTAGAAGATGAATCTCTCTTTTCTCGTGCTTATGAATGGAGGTTGAACATGAAAACTGGAGAGGTCAAGGAGAGATATCTTACCGGTATTGAATTCGCCATGGACTTTCCAATGATCAACGTAGACTTCACTGGACTTAAAAATAGATATGGTTACACTCAAGTTGTTGACTCCATTGCCAGCTCTGCATCAG GATTGCCAAAATATGGAGGCCTAGCAAAGCTATACTTAGAAGAGCAAGAAACTGAATCTGAAGGTCTCATAAGGGTGGAGTATCACCATTTAGAAGAGCACACTTTTTGCACTGGAGCTGCTTTTGTACCAAAAGAAGGAGGtactgaagaagatgatggttgGATTATCACATTTGTTCACAATGAAGACACTAACATATCTCAG GCTTATATCATTGACACAAAGAAGTTTACATGTGAATCAGTTGCGAAGATTACACTGCCTTGCAGGGTACCTTATGGTTTTCACGGTGCTTTCATGCGACTACCTAAACAAATTTCACAAGAGTTATCTTCACGAGTACTGGGTTGA
- the LOC119996564 gene encoding carotenoid 9,10(9',10')-cleavage dioxygenase 1-like isoform X3, producing the protein MASSSVAQLMISCSAQKPSLSTNFDHLIKSSIPSSTSLLFVRELQKVLPLQVEVPKIVKTACITLVDAFVDSVFEFVDQPLLPSQSNFAPVDHELKEAVFITAGNIEGRIPDDFRAGVYVRNVTAGPNPLFGGLKSTISKFGRSSHSWIEGEGILHSLYFNKHSSDGTWTILYNNRYVETETCKQEKQRNKPSFLPAIEGDSPAVVSAYLLNLLRFGKVNKDLSNTNVFEHAGKFYSIAENYVPQMIDIFTLETLGDWTINGSWNRPFTSHPKRAPVSGELVIMGVNATKPFLEVGVISSTFKHIPGSKFEYIVILDFPLSLDINRLVSGGPLIKYNKEGYARIGIMPRYGHAESVKWFDVEPNCTFHILNCFEDDAEVVARGCRAHGSLIPGPDFGLNKLEWFSTRLKPIESGGVEDVSVFFRAYEWRLNVKTGEVKERYLTSTEFAMDFPIINGDFTGLKNRYGYTQVVDSIGSCAS; encoded by the exons ATGGCATCTTCCTCTGTTGCTCAGTTGATGATCAGTTGCTCTGCTCAGAAGCCTTCACTCTCCACCAACTTTGATCATTTAATTAAGAGTAGCATTCCCTCCTCTACATCACTT CTTTTTGTGAGAGAGTTGCAGAAAGTACTTCCATTGCAAGTCGAAGttcccaaaatcgtgaaaacagCTTGTATAACACTGGTGGATGCCTTTGTTGATTCAGTGTTTGAGTTTGTAGACCAGCCACTCCTCCCCTCTCAG AGTAACTTTGCACCAGTTGATCATGAACTCAAAGAAGCAGTATTCATCACTGCTGGGAACATTGAAGGGAGGATTCCAGATGATTTCAGGGCGGGTGTCTACGTTAGAAATG TGACTGCAGGACCAAACCCTCTTTTTGGAGGGTTGAAATCAACAATTTCCAAGTTTGGAAGGTCAAGTCATTCATGGATTGAGGGAGAAGGAATCCTGCATTCTTTGTACTTTAATAAACACAGCAGTGATGGGACCTGGACTATCCTCTATAATAACAGATACGTTGAAACTGAAACATGCAAGCaagagaaacaaagaaacaagCCATCTTTTCTTCCAGCCATAGAAGGTGATTCACCGGCTGTTGTGTCAGCGTACTTGCTTAATTTG TTGAGATTTGGGAAAGTGAACAAAGACTTGAGCAACACCAATGTTTTTGAGCATGCAGGGAAGTTCTACTCAATTGCGGAAAATTATGTGCCTCAAATGATCGATATTTTTACACTAGAAACATTAGGGGATTGGACTATAAATGGTTCTTGGAATCGGCCTTTTACCAGCCACCCCAAG AGAGCTCCGGTATCTGGGGAATTGGTTATAATGGGCGTTAACGCGACTAAGCCATTTCTTGAAGTCGGTGTGATTTCTAGTACTTTCAAACACATTCCAGGATCAAAATTTGA gtatattgtgatctTGGACTTCCCACTATCCCTGGACATAAACAGACTTGTGTCAGGAGGCCC TTTAATAAAGTACAATAAGGAAGGATATGCAAGGATTGGGATAATGCCTCGCTATGGTCACGCGGAATCAGTCAAGTGGTTTGATGTGGAACCAAATTGCACATTTCACATTCTCAACTGTTTTGAGGACGATGCTGAG GTAGTGGCGAGGGGATGCAGAGCTCATGGTTCACTTATACCAGGACCTGACTTCGGTTTGAATAAGTTAGAATGGTTCTCGACAAGACTTAAGCCTATAGAATCTGGTGGTGTAGAAGATGTATCTGTCTTTTTTCGTGCTTATGAATGGAGGTTGAACGTGAAAACTGGAGAGGTCAAGGAGAGATATCTTACCAGTACTGAATTCGCCATGGATTTTCCGATCATCAATGGAGACTTCACTGGACTTAAAAATAGATATGGCTACACTCAAGTTGTTGATTCCATTGGCAGCTGTGCGTCAT GA
- the LOC119996564 gene encoding carotenoid 9,10(9',10')-cleavage dioxygenase-like isoform X1, producing MASSSVAQLMISCSAQKPSLSTNFDHLIKSSIPSSTSLLFVRELQKVLPLQVEVPKIVKTACITLVDAFVDSVFEFVDQPLLPSQSNFAPVDHELKEAVFITAGNIEGRIPDDFRAGVYVRNVTAGPNPLFGGLKSTISKFGRSSHSWIEGEGILHSLYFNKHSSDGTWTILYNNRYVETETCKQEKQRNKPSFLPAIEGDSPAVVSAYLLNLLRFGKVNKDLSNTNVFEHAGKFYSIAENYVPQMIDIFTLETLGDWTINGSWNRPFTSHPKRAPVSGELVIMGVNATKPFLEVGVISTDGNTLVHKVDIKLNRCTLCHDIGVTERYIVILDFPLSLDINRLVSGGPLIKYNKEGYARIGIMPRYGHAESVKWFDVEPNCTFHILNCFEDDAEVVARGCRAHGSLIPGPDFGLNKLEWFSTRLKPIESGGVEDVSVFFRAYEWRLNVKTGEVKERYLTSTEFAMDFPIINGDFTGLKNRYGYTQVVDSIGSCAS from the exons ATGGCATCTTCCTCTGTTGCTCAGTTGATGATCAGTTGCTCTGCTCAGAAGCCTTCACTCTCCACCAACTTTGATCATTTAATTAAGAGTAGCATTCCCTCCTCTACATCACTT CTTTTTGTGAGAGAGTTGCAGAAAGTACTTCCATTGCAAGTCGAAGttcccaaaatcgtgaaaacagCTTGTATAACACTGGTGGATGCCTTTGTTGATTCAGTGTTTGAGTTTGTAGACCAGCCACTCCTCCCCTCTCAG AGTAACTTTGCACCAGTTGATCATGAACTCAAAGAAGCAGTATTCATCACTGCTGGGAACATTGAAGGGAGGATTCCAGATGATTTCAGGGCGGGTGTCTACGTTAGAAATG TGACTGCAGGACCAAACCCTCTTTTTGGAGGGTTGAAATCAACAATTTCCAAGTTTGGAAGGTCAAGTCATTCATGGATTGAGGGAGAAGGAATCCTGCATTCTTTGTACTTTAATAAACACAGCAGTGATGGGACCTGGACTATCCTCTATAATAACAGATACGTTGAAACTGAAACATGCAAGCaagagaaacaaagaaacaagCCATCTTTTCTTCCAGCCATAGAAGGTGATTCACCGGCTGTTGTGTCAGCGTACTTGCTTAATTTG TTGAGATTTGGGAAAGTGAACAAAGACTTGAGCAACACCAATGTTTTTGAGCATGCAGGGAAGTTCTACTCAATTGCGGAAAATTATGTGCCTCAAATGATCGATATTTTTACACTAGAAACATTAGGGGATTGGACTATAAATGGTTCTTGGAATCGGCCTTTTACCAGCCACCCCAAG AGAGCTCCGGTATCTGGGGAATTGGTTATAATGGGCGTTAACGCGACTAAGCCATTTCTTGAAGTCGGTGTGATTTCTA CTGATGGGAATACTTTAGTCCATAAAGTGGATATCAAACTTAATAGGTGTACCCTTTGCCATGATATAGGGGTTACAGAAAG gtatattgtgatctTGGACTTCCCACTATCCCTGGACATAAACAGACTTGTGTCAGGAGGCCC TTTAATAAAGTACAATAAGGAAGGATATGCAAGGATTGGGATAATGCCTCGCTATGGTCACGCGGAATCAGTCAAGTGGTTTGATGTGGAACCAAATTGCACATTTCACATTCTCAACTGTTTTGAGGACGATGCTGAG GTAGTGGCGAGGGGATGCAGAGCTCATGGTTCACTTATACCAGGACCTGACTTCGGTTTGAATAAGTTAGAATGGTTCTCGACAAGACTTAAGCCTATAGAATCTGGTGGTGTAGAAGATGTATCTGTCTTTTTTCGTGCTTATGAATGGAGGTTGAACGTGAAAACTGGAGAGGTCAAGGAGAGATATCTTACCAGTACTGAATTCGCCATGGATTTTCCGATCATCAATGGAGACTTCACTGGACTTAAAAATAGATATGGCTACACTCAAGTTGTTGATTCCATTGGCAGCTGTGCGTCAT GA
- the LOC119996564 gene encoding carotenoid 9,10(9',10')-cleavage dioxygenase-like isoform X2: MASSSVAQLMISCSAQKPSLSTNFDHLIKSSIPSSTSLLFVRELQKVLPLQVEVPKIVKTACITLVDAFVDSVFEFVDQPLLPSQSNFAPVDHELKEAVFITAGNIEGRIPDDFRAGVYVRNVTAGPNPLFGGLKSTISKFGRSSHSWIEGEGILHSLYFNKHSSDGTWTILYNNRYVETETCKQEKQRNKPSFLPAIEGDSPAVVSAYLLNLLRFGKVNKDLSNTNVFEHAGKFYSIAENYVPQMIDIFTLETLGDWTINGSWNRPFTSHPKRAPVSGELVIMGVNATKPFLEVADGNTLVHKVDIKLNRCTLCHDIGVTERYIVILDFPLSLDINRLVSGGPLIKYNKEGYARIGIMPRYGHAESVKWFDVEPNCTFHILNCFEDDAEVVARGCRAHGSLIPGPDFGLNKLEWFSTRLKPIESGGVEDVSVFFRAYEWRLNVKTGEVKERYLTSTEFAMDFPIINGDFTGLKNRYGYTQVVDSIGSCAS; the protein is encoded by the exons ATGGCATCTTCCTCTGTTGCTCAGTTGATGATCAGTTGCTCTGCTCAGAAGCCTTCACTCTCCACCAACTTTGATCATTTAATTAAGAGTAGCATTCCCTCCTCTACATCACTT CTTTTTGTGAGAGAGTTGCAGAAAGTACTTCCATTGCAAGTCGAAGttcccaaaatcgtgaaaacagCTTGTATAACACTGGTGGATGCCTTTGTTGATTCAGTGTTTGAGTTTGTAGACCAGCCACTCCTCCCCTCTCAG AGTAACTTTGCACCAGTTGATCATGAACTCAAAGAAGCAGTATTCATCACTGCTGGGAACATTGAAGGGAGGATTCCAGATGATTTCAGGGCGGGTGTCTACGTTAGAAATG TGACTGCAGGACCAAACCCTCTTTTTGGAGGGTTGAAATCAACAATTTCCAAGTTTGGAAGGTCAAGTCATTCATGGATTGAGGGAGAAGGAATCCTGCATTCTTTGTACTTTAATAAACACAGCAGTGATGGGACCTGGACTATCCTCTATAATAACAGATACGTTGAAACTGAAACATGCAAGCaagagaaacaaagaaacaagCCATCTTTTCTTCCAGCCATAGAAGGTGATTCACCGGCTGTTGTGTCAGCGTACTTGCTTAATTTG TTGAGATTTGGGAAAGTGAACAAAGACTTGAGCAACACCAATGTTTTTGAGCATGCAGGGAAGTTCTACTCAATTGCGGAAAATTATGTGCCTCAAATGATCGATATTTTTACACTAGAAACATTAGGGGATTGGACTATAAATGGTTCTTGGAATCGGCCTTTTACCAGCCACCCCAAG AGAGCTCCGGTATCTGGGGAATTGGTTATAATGGGCGTTAACGCGACTAAGCCATTTCTTGAAGTCG CTGATGGGAATACTTTAGTCCATAAAGTGGATATCAAACTTAATAGGTGTACCCTTTGCCATGATATAGGGGTTACAGAAAG gtatattgtgatctTGGACTTCCCACTATCCCTGGACATAAACAGACTTGTGTCAGGAGGCCC TTTAATAAAGTACAATAAGGAAGGATATGCAAGGATTGGGATAATGCCTCGCTATGGTCACGCGGAATCAGTCAAGTGGTTTGATGTGGAACCAAATTGCACATTTCACATTCTCAACTGTTTTGAGGACGATGCTGAG GTAGTGGCGAGGGGATGCAGAGCTCATGGTTCACTTATACCAGGACCTGACTTCGGTTTGAATAAGTTAGAATGGTTCTCGACAAGACTTAAGCCTATAGAATCTGGTGGTGTAGAAGATGTATCTGTCTTTTTTCGTGCTTATGAATGGAGGTTGAACGTGAAAACTGGAGAGGTCAAGGAGAGATATCTTACCAGTACTGAATTCGCCATGGATTTTCCGATCATCAATGGAGACTTCACTGGACTTAAAAATAGATATGGCTACACTCAAGTTGTTGATTCCATTGGCAGCTGTGCGTCAT GA
- the LOC119996234 gene encoding uncharacterized protein LOC119996234 has product MAKTDNNDPEKSEITKMQNHRHDDPSDPLYLHHSDQPGLILVTQSLNQENYPLWSHAMLMALTAKNKEGFIDGTVTKPVTGSTAEVKQRTRCDLLVKGWILNTVTPAIGQSVMYNDSALAVWNELKELLSTTNSVYLFHIEQEIHDCLQGNMTIGEYYTKLKSLWDKRDALCPLPPCGGDIAKTLHQYQQTQRTIKFLMGLNEVYAAARGQILLMDPLPPANKVFSLVNQDEKQRVISSQGLGKAPEAAAFTARERSHNRHLPQA; this is encoded by the exons ATGGCAAAGACCGACAACAATGACCCAGAAAAATCTGAGATAACCAAGATGCAAAACCATAGGCACGATGATCCAAGTGATCCTCTCTATCTTCACCACTCGGACCAACCTGGTCTTATCCTGGTGACCCAATCGCTGAATCAAGAGAACTATCCTCTTTGGAGTCATGCCATGCTCATGGCCCTTACTGCCAAGAACAAAGAAGGTTTCATCGATGGAACCGTGACTAAACCTGTCACAGGATCCACGGCAGAGGTAAAGCAACGGACTCGTTGTGATcttcttgtcaaaggatggatcctcaaCACAGTAACCCCTGCAATCGGACAAAGCGTCATGTACAATGATAGTGCTCTTGCCGTCTGGAATGAATTAAAGGAACTACTCTCTACCACCAACAGTGTGTACCTTTTTCACATTGAGCAGGAAATCCATGATTGCTTGCAAGGCAACATGACCATTGGTGAATACTACACCAAGCTCAAAAGTCTCTGGGACAAACGAGATGCACTTTGTCCTCTACCACCTTGTGGTGGGGATATTGCCAAGACTCTACATCAATACCAACAGACACAACGTACCATCAAGTTCCTTATGGGACTCAATGAGGTTTATGCAGCAGCACGTGGTCAAATTCTTCTCATGGATCCACTACCTCCTGCTAACAAAGTGTTCTCTCTTGTCAATCAAGACGAAAAACAACGAGTCATCTCCTCACAAGGTCTGGGTAAAGCACCAGAGGCAGCAGCTTTCACCGCTAGAGAAAG GTCACACAATCGACATTTGCCGCAAGCTTAA